The following are encoded together in the Kwoniella europaea PYCC6329 chromosome 1, complete sequence genome:
- a CDS encoding allantoicase — protein sequence MSYTPKQIDLETFDSKIRSSYVEVSSASLGGKVVACSDDFFASRHNLLKPNPSISMKGQFGPNGALYDGWESRRHNPSFDWVIIQLATPSTSVSYVDIDTSHFSGNEAPQSQIFALSQTELSTTTAKKISPNTKGWIEILPVVDLGPNSRHIFELGNDGKEGKWGWLMVRMIPDGGMARFRAFGTPTPPTLPTTLPPDYRSTEPIDLVSPLIGGSIVSCSDANFSPPQNLLLPGRGVDMSDGWETRRSQHQRGKYSPGGQLEGQERKEWVIIKMGVEGVIGWVEVDTAFHPGNYPVACTIEATLSEKGSDLSQAEWTQIVSKKPLGPHRQHFFDVEKSIGEGRVWSHVRYTVYPDGGSKRLRVYGYPLSPSASLTPSTSAELNLPVLPLTYEAFKPYGQVIQGYSFPSSAPKGINVTVANQGTAAKFHRLGKIEETYPEGVGKPGGSFVGCVKAQSRLEVRDGAKMKVELLERHPYTTQAFIPLGRPADSPPPGAFIVVVALNGADDKPDLKTVRAFLATAAQGVSFDAGIWHHSLFTIGGDLEYAVIERGTPDPSSLAYVEKVSPSLDTYLQIPPFPPTSLPPGTIETAHIPHPAPVHTHTLSDGHDHPKTNGHPAGSGFLSSILHHGSSSTHASNSSILEPVLITPDNFGKFGSIISTSPSSTHKDSESSPDGKTTKHNCLAPIISTYPSDSGAITGISVFRATRKVGLERGRVFDVRYMERHKYTSQAFLPMGKAEWSGRSEEALDEGGEFLVIVADNGPDDKPDPKTLKSFILPPNMGLSYAPGVWHHPVLILDSTIDLACVETQISTGLHGETDDRDCELLSWEGQKVFGRVAVPSL from the exons ATGTCATACACACCTAAACAGATTGATCTAGAGACATTCGACTCGAAGATCAGATCAAGTTATGTCG AGGTATCGTCGGCTTCTTTGGGTGGGAAAGTAGTAGCTTGCTCAGATGATTTCTTCGCTTCGAGACATAATCTGTTGAAACCCAAT CCATCAATCTCTATGAAAGGCCAATTCGGTCCCAATGGAGCATTATACGATGGATGGGAATCCAGAAGACATAATCCTTCTTTCgattg GGTGATAATTCAACTTGCAACACCCTCAACATCTGTATCTTACGTCGATATCGACACTTCCCATTTCAGCGGTAACGAAGCTCCCCAATCTCAGATCTTCGCATTGTCCCAAACCGAATTATCCACAACTACGGCGAAGAAAATTTCGCCAAACACTAAAGGTTGGATCGAGATCTTACCTGTAGTTGACCTCGGTCCAAATAGTAGACATATCTTCGAACTTGGAAACGAcggaaaggaaggaaaatggggatggttgatggtaagGATGATACCTGATGGaggaatg GCAAGATTCAGAGCATTTGgtacacctacaccacccaCCCTCCCTACTACCTTACCACCAGACTACCGTTCAACCGAACCTATCGACCTTGTCTCACCATTGATAGGAGGAAGTATCGTCTCATGCTCCGACGCCAACTTCTCTCCACCTCAGAACCTCCTCTTACCTGGAAGAGGGGTGGACATGTCAGATGGATGGGAGACTAGACGATCACAACATCAAAGAGGCAAATATTCCCCAGGAGGTCAACTCGAAGgacaagagagaaaggaatggGTGATAATCAAGATGGGAGTAGAGGGGGTGATTGGTTGGGTGGAAGTTGATACGGCGTTCCATCCTGGTAATTATCCCGTG GCATGTACGATCGAAGCGACTCTCTCTGAGAAAGGATCGGACCTCAGTCAAGCTGAATGGACACAGATAGTCAGCAAGAAACCACTAGGACCGCATAGACAGCATTTCTTCGATGTTGAGAAGAGCATTGGGGAAGGGAGGGTCTGGAGTCATGTGAGATATACCGTTTACCCAG ATGGAGGATCCAAACGACTCAGGGTCTACGGATACCCCCTCTCACCCTCTGCCTCCCTGACACCTTCGACATCCGCAGAACTGAACCTACCAGTCCTGCCTCTGACGTACGAAGCGTTCAAACCTTACGGTCAAGTGATCCAAGGATACTCTTTCCCATCGTCAGCGCCCAAGGGGATCAACGTTACTGTCGCCAATCAAGGTACCGCCGCGAAGTTCCACAGATTGGGGAAGATCGAGGAGACATATCCTGAAGGAGTGGGTAAACCCGGTGGAAGCTTTGTGGGCTGTGTGAAGGCTCAGAGTAGGTTGGAAGTGAGGGATggagcgaagatgaaggtcGAACTGTTGGAGAG ACACCCATATACTACTCAAGCGTTCATTCCTCTCGGTCGACCCGCCGACTCACCCCCTCCCGGAGCTTTTATAGTAGTAGTAGCTCTGAATGGAGCCGATGATAAACCTGACTTGAAGACTGTAAGAGCGTTTTTGGCGACTGCTGCTCAGGGTGTATCTTTCGATGCTGGTATATGGC ATCACTCTCTCTTCACCATCGGAGGG GACCTTGAATACGCAGTGATCGAACGAGGAACACCCGATCCTTCAAGTTTAGCATACGTCGAGAAAGTCTCACCTTCGCTTGATACGTATTTGCAAATcccaccattcccacctaCTTCCCTCCCACCAGGAACAATCGAGACCGCCCATATACCTCATCCAGCACCTGTCCATACCCATACACTGAGCGACGGACATGATCATCCCAAGACTAATGGACATCCAGCAGGAAGTGGTTTCttatcttccatccttcatcacgGCTCTTCATCTACGCATGCATCAAACTCATCGATCTTGGAACCGGTATTGATCACTCCCGATAATTTCGGTAAATTCGGTTCGATCATTTCTACCAGCCCTTCGTCGACTCATAAAGATTCGGAATCTTCTCCTGATGGAAAAACGACTAAACATAATTGTCTTGCGCCGATCATTTCCACTTACCCTTCTGACTCCGGCGCGATCACCGGAATATCAGTATTTAGAGCTACGAGGAAAGTTGGTTTGGAACGTGGAAGGGTATTTGACGTTAGGTACATGGAGAGACACAAGTATACTAGTCAGGCTTTCTTACCTATGGGTAAAgctgag TGGTCAGGTCGATCTGAAGAAGCTTtagatgaaggaggagagttCTTGGTGATCGTAGCGGATAATGgaccag ATGATAAACCCGACCCTAAAACTCTTAAATCATTCATCTTACCTCCCAATATGGGATTATCCTATGCCCCGGGTGTATGGC ATCACCCTGTTTTGATACTCGACTCGACGATAGATCTAGCATGTGTTGAAACTCAAATTTCCACTGGATTGCACGGTGAGACGGATGATAGGGATTGCGAACTTTTGTCTTGGGAGGGTCAAAAAGTCTTTGGAAGAGTTGCTGTGCCTTCTTTGTAA